The Thalassomonas actiniarum genome contains the following window.
GGGAAGTCGCTGTTGCTGTTGCCGGTACCCTGCCAGGAAATGGTCCAGCCGCCGGACTGCATACCGATATTGTCGGCGCCGGATCCTGTGACCAGCACGTTTTGCCTGGGGGCAAGCGGCAAAATGTTGTCATTGTTTTTCAGCAATACCAGAGACTCTCTTACCGCCTGACGGGCAATATCCCTGTGTGCCTGCGAGCCGATAATATCATTGCCGTTATTGGCCAGTCGGGTGGCGGGAGATGGATTGTCGAATAAACCGGCGCGCAGTTTCACCCTTAAGATACGGCGCACGGCATCGTCTACCCGGGATTGCCTGATAGTACCGTCGGCCAGCTGTTTCAAGGTGTTGTGATAAAAGGCCTTCCAGTCATCCGGCACCATAATAATATCGACCCCGGCATTGATGGCGAGGGCACAGCTGTCATTGCTGCATCCGGGGAGCTTGCCGTGACCGTTCCAGTCGCCGACCACTAAGCCGTCAAAGCCCATGTGATCTTTTAATACCCCGGTCAGCAGGCTTTCGTTGCCGTGCATTTTACTGCCGTGCCAGCTGTTGTAAGAGGCCATAACGGTTTGTACCCCGGCTTCAAGAGCTGAAAAGTAGCCCTGGGCATGCAGGTCGATCAGTGCTTGTTCACTGCTGAGGTTATTGCCCTGATCTTTACCGTTTTCTGTGCCGCCGTCGCCGAGAAAGTGTTTTACCGTACTGATGACATGCTCACTGTCAAACTGGGTTTTACCCTGGCCCTGTAAGCCGGAAACGATCTCTGCGGAGTAACGGCTGACGATATCCGGATATTCGGAATAACTTTCATAGGTGCGGCCCCAGCGATCATCCCGGGCAACCGCAACGGTTGGTGCAAAAACCCAGTCGATACCGGTAGCGGCCACTTCGCTGGCGGTAGCGGTGGCGATTTGATGAATTAGCCCCGGGTTATTCATGGCCCCCAGGCCGATATTGTGGGGGAAAATCGTCGCGCCGATGACATTGTTATGGCCGTGGACGGCGTCTGTGCCCCACATGGTGGGAATGGTGGATCCGTCGAGGCTGTCGTCGACGGAAGCCTGGTACATGTCTTCTGCCAGTTGCACCCAGTCAGTTACTTTGGCGTGTTTGTCATTGCCCGGGAAAGCGCCGCCGCCGTTAAGATAAGAGCCGAAACCATATTGGCGCATGTCGGCAACCGTCATCGAGCGGATTTCCGGTTGTACCATCTGGGCAATTTTTTGCTCGTTGGACATAGTGGCGATCAGGGTGTCGATGCGGGTTTCCAGCAGCTGACTTTTTTCAACCCGGTGAATATCTTTCGGCCATAATGCTTTGGTGGCGATGCCCTGGCTTTCAAGCGATGTACTTGCGATCGGGTGCTGGCTTTTCCCTTCTGCATCGCCGCTTTGCTCTGAGGTTAAACAGGCGGTGACGGTCAAGGTACTCAGCGCAACCATAGTCAATTTGGTGCTGATATTCATGCTTTACTCGGCTCCCTTTATTCTTTTTTAGAAATCGTTGTTGTAGTTGTGCTTGTGGCTTCTCTTATCTGTCACTT
Protein-coding sequences here:
- a CDS encoding glycoside hydrolase family 3 protein, which gives rise to MNISTKLTMVALSTLTVTACLTSEQSGDAEGKSQHPIASTSLESQGIATKALWPKDIHRVEKSQLLETRIDTLIATMSNEQKIAQMVQPEIRSMTVADMRQYGFGSYLNGGGAFPGNDKHAKVTDWVQLAEDMYQASVDDSLDGSTIPTMWGTDAVHGHNNVIGATIFPHNIGLGAMNNPGLIHQIATATASEVAATGIDWVFAPTVAVARDDRWGRTYESYSEYPDIVSRYSAEIVSGLQGQGKTQFDSEHVISTVKHFLGDGGTENGKDQGNNLSSEQALIDLHAQGYFSALEAGVQTVMASYNSWHGSKMHGNESLLTGVLKDHMGFDGLVVGDWNGHGKLPGCSNDSCALAINAGVDIIMVPDDWKAFYHNTLKQLADGTIRQSRVDDAVRRILRVKLRAGLFDNPSPATRLANNGNDIIGSQAHRDIARQAVRESLVLLKNNDNILPLAPRQNVLVTGSGADNIGMQSGGWTISWQGTGNSNSDFPGGSSIFDGIKAQVTSAGGSVELSTDASFKQKPDVAVVVFGEQPYAEYDGDITTIEHQAGNKTDLALLTSLKAQGIKVVSVFISGRPLWVNAELNQSDAFVAAWLPGSEGRGVSEVLFSKANGEINYDFVGKLPFSWPASDGQNSLNFPGVKNKAADYQPLFSYGYGLNYRDELTVSNELNEKSSLQTASADSENSYGLFNRRPENNLEFYLADAANPELLVTGNYATTAGSDNLVFDSVDWKKQEDTREFTWSGNASASVYLKGEQSIDLTQLDLAGGRLVFDVKVSSAPNAAVYLGMACGENCAAKLDISKQLQALPVTQWQQMAIDMTCFSQTGLKPEQVTKPLIFESSTAVKFSIANVRIAKGGQTANCNLFAN